One Xyrauchen texanus isolate HMW12.3.18 chromosome 2, RBS_HiC_50CHRs, whole genome shotgun sequence genomic window carries:
- the LOC127654884 gene encoding lactadherin-like — MKSPSLTCSCKIVFLSLIICCICHVNGDYCKLNLCHNGGTCVTGIGQDLFFCICAEGFVGDTCNATESGPCNPNPCKNDGTCEVITNSRRGDIFTEYVCKCQPGFEGVHCQINVDDCANQPCKNEGLCHDLDGDYTCQCPSPYVGKQCQLRCTSLLGMEEGGIRESQISASSVHSGILGLQHWGPELARLNNQGTVNAWSSAPQDRNPWIEIDMQKKMRLTGIITQGASRMGMAEFVKAFKVASSFDGKIYTMYRADGQRKDRVFVGNTDNDGSTKNTFAPPIVAQYIRVIPVVCLKACTLRMELVGCELNVHSSAIGCTDPLGMKSRLITDGQLSASSAYRTWGIDAFTWHPHYARLDKQGKTNAWTAASNNRSEWFQLDLEEPKRITGIITQGAKDFGVVQFVSAFKIAYSDDGQSWSIVKDQITSTDKIFQGNIDNNTHKKNLFESSFFARFVRFLPWEWHERITLRMELLGCDD, encoded by the exons ATGAAGTCTCCGAGCCTGACTTGTTCCTGTAAAATAGTTTTTCTCAGCTTAATCATTTGCTGCATTTGTCATGTGAATG GAGATTACTGCAAGTTGAACCTGTGTCATAACGGAGGGACGTGTGTCACTGGCATCGGACAAGATCTCTTCTTCTGCATCTGTGCTGAGGGATTTGTTGGAGATACCTGCAATGCCACAGAGAGCG GTCCGTGTAACCCAAACCCGTGTAAAAACGATGGCACGTGTGAGGTGATTACTAACTCTAGAAGAGGAGACATTTTTACCGAGTATGTGTGCAAATGCCAACCTGGGTTCGAGGGTGTGCACTGCCAGATCA ATGTGGATGACTGTGCAAACCAGCCTTGTAAAAATGAAGGCCTCTGTCATGATCTGGATGGAGACTACACCTGCCAGTGCCCTTCTCCATATGTTGGAAAGCAATGCCAGCTCC GCTGTACATCTCTATTGGGAATGGAGGAAGGGGGAATTAGAGAGTCCCAGATCTCTGCTTCCTCTGTTCACTCTGGTATTCTAGGGCTTCAGCACTGGGGACCTGAGCTTGCCCGCCTCAACAACCAGGGCACTGTCAATGCCTGGAGCTCCGCACCTCAAGACAGAAACCCCTGGATTGAG ATTGATATGCAGAAAAAGATGCGTCTCACTGGAATCATCACCCAAGGAGCCAGTCGAATGGGGATGGCTGAGTTTGTCAAGGCTTTCAAGGTGGCATCCAGCTTCGATGGCAAAATCTACACAATGTACAGAGCAGATGGCCAAAGAAAAGACAGA GTGTTTGTGGGTAATACAGATAATGATGGAAGCACGAAAAATACATTTGCCCCTCCCATTGTGGCCCAGTATATTCGCGTCATTCCTGTGGTGTGCCTTAAAGCATGTACTCTCCGGATGGAACTTGTGGGCTGTGAGCTAAATG TGCACTCCAGCGCAATTGGTTGCACCGATCCACTGGGCATGAAGTCACGTCTCATCACTGACGGACAGCTTTCAGCATCTAGTGCTTACCGCACCTGGGGTATAGATGCCTTTACCTGGCACCCCCACTATGCTCGCCTGGACAAACAAGGCAAGACTAATGCTTGGACAGCGGCTAGCAACAACCGCTCAGAGTGGTTCCAG CTGGATTTGGAGGAACCTAAAAGGATCACTGGCATTATCACTCAGGGAGCAAAAGACTTTGGAGTTGTGCAGTTTGTGTCGGCATTTAAGATCGCGTACAGTGATGATGGGCAGTCATGGAGCATTGTGAAGGATCAAATAACGAGTACAGATAAG ATTTTCCAAGGCAACAttgacaacaacacacacaaaaagaacttGTTTGAGTCATCCTTCTTTGCCCGATTTGTGCGGTTTCTTCCCTGGGAGTGGCATGAGCGGATCACTCTTCGCATGGAGCTGCTGGGCTGTGATGATTAG